In a genomic window of Streptomyces sp. NBC_01231:
- a CDS encoding RNA degradosome polyphosphate kinase, which translates to MSQPNSQAQVQHAQPSVGSIAAHRPHTVSAAVSDLEPDIDADLDAYEEAPFDGPQLPQGRFLDRERSWLAFNERVLELAEDPNTPLLERANFLAIFASNLDEFFMVRVAGLKRRIHTGVATRSASGLQPREVLEMIWARSRELMARHAACYHEDVAPALAEEGVHLVRWNELQEKEQARLFTLFRHQIFPVLTPLAVDPAHPFPYISGLSLNLAVRVRNPVTGTPHFARVKVPPLLSRFLEVSPGRYVPLEDVIGAHLEELFPGMEVLEHHAFRVTRNEDLEVEEDDAENLLQALERELMRRRFGPPVRLEVEENIDREVLDLLVRELKISEAEVYPLPGPLDLTGLFRIGSLDRPELKYKKFIAGVHRDLAEVESASAPDIFSALRTRDVLLHHPYDSFSTSVQAFLQQAAEDDDVLAIKQTLYRTSGDSPIVDALIDAAEAGKQVLVLVEIKARFDEHANIKWARKLEEAGCHVVYGLVGLKTHCKLSLVVRQEGDTLRRYSHVGTGNYHPKTARLYEDLGLLTADPQVGADLSDLFNRLSGYSRRETYRRLLVAPKSLRDGLIARINKEVQHHQAGRPAFIRIKVNSMVDEAIIDALYRASQAGVQCDVWVRGICAVRPGVTGLSENIRVRSILGRFLEHSRVFAFGNGGEPEVWFGSADMMHRNLDRRIEALVRVIDPAHRASLNRLLETGMSDSTASWHLGPDGEWTRHATDADGQPLRNVQEMLIDARRRRRGTATP; encoded by the coding sequence ATGAGCCAGCCAAACTCCCAGGCACAGGTCCAGCACGCACAGCCCTCCGTGGGTTCCATAGCCGCGCACCGCCCGCACACCGTGTCGGCGGCCGTCTCCGACCTGGAACCCGACATCGACGCCGACCTCGACGCGTACGAGGAGGCGCCTTTCGACGGGCCCCAGCTTCCGCAGGGTCGTTTCCTCGACCGGGAGCGCAGTTGGCTCGCCTTCAACGAGCGCGTCCTCGAACTGGCCGAGGACCCGAACACGCCGCTGCTGGAGCGCGCGAACTTCCTCGCGATCTTCGCCAGCAACCTGGACGAGTTCTTCATGGTCCGGGTCGCCGGTCTCAAACGCCGTATCCACACCGGTGTCGCCACCCGGTCCGCGTCCGGCCTCCAGCCCCGCGAGGTGCTGGAGATGATCTGGGCCCGCTCCCGCGAGCTGATGGCCCGGCACGCCGCCTGTTACCACGAGGACGTCGCCCCCGCCCTGGCCGAGGAGGGCGTCCACCTGGTCCGCTGGAACGAGCTGCAGGAGAAGGAGCAGGCCCGCCTCTTCACGCTCTTCCGCCACCAGATCTTCCCGGTGCTGACCCCGCTGGCGGTCGACCCGGCGCACCCGTTCCCGTACATCTCCGGCCTGTCCCTGAACCTGGCCGTGCGGGTGCGCAACCCCGTCACCGGCACCCCGCACTTCGCACGCGTCAAGGTGCCCCCGCTGCTGTCCCGCTTCCTGGAGGTCTCCCCGGGCCGTTACGTCCCCCTGGAGGACGTCATCGGCGCCCACCTGGAGGAGCTGTTCCCGGGCATGGAGGTGCTGGAGCACCACGCCTTCCGGGTCACCCGCAACGAGGACCTGGAGGTCGAGGAGGACGACGCCGAGAACCTCCTCCAGGCCCTGGAGCGGGAACTCATGCGGCGCCGCTTCGGGCCTCCGGTGCGCCTGGAGGTCGAGGAGAACATCGACCGGGAGGTGCTCGACCTGCTGGTCCGGGAGCTGAAGATCAGCGAGGCCGAGGTGTACCCGCTGCCGGGTCCCCTGGACCTCACCGGCCTCTTCCGTATCGGCTCCCTCGACCGGCCCGAGCTGAAGTACAAGAAGTTCATCGCCGGTGTCCACCGTGATCTGGCCGAGGTCGAGTCGGCGTCCGCGCCCGACATCTTCTCGGCCCTGCGCACCCGGGACGTGCTGCTGCACCACCCCTACGACTCGTTCTCGACGTCGGTGCAGGCGTTCCTTCAGCAGGCGGCCGAGGACGACGACGTCCTCGCCATCAAGCAGACCCTCTACCGGACCTCGGGCGACTCCCCCATCGTCGACGCGCTCATCGACGCCGCCGAGGCCGGCAAACAGGTCCTCGTCCTGGTCGAGATCAAGGCCCGCTTCGACGAGCACGCCAACATCAAGTGGGCGCGCAAGCTGGAGGAGGCCGGCTGCCACGTGGTGTACGGCCTGGTCGGCCTGAAGACCCACTGCAAGCTGTCCCTGGTGGTCCGCCAGGAAGGCGACACGCTGCGGCGCTACAGCCATGTCGGCACCGGCAACTACCACCCGAAGACGGCCCGGCTGTACGAGGACCTCGGCCTGCTCACGGCGGACCCGCAGGTCGGCGCCGACCTCTCCGACCTGTTCAACCGCCTGTCGGGCTACTCGCGCCGGGAGACCTACCGGCGCCTCCTGGTCGCCCCCAAGTCCCTGCGGGACGGCCTGATCGCGCGGATCAACAAGGAGGTCCAGCACCACCAGGCCGGACGCCCCGCGTTCATCCGTATCAAGGTCAACTCGATGGTGGACGAGGCGATCATCGACGCCCTGTACCGCGCGTCCCAGGCGGGCGTGCAATGCGACGTGTGGGTGCGCGGCATCTGCGCGGTGCGCCCCGGCGTCACGGGCCTGTCGGAGAACATCCGGGTCCGCTCGATCCTAGGCCGCTTCCTCGAACACTCCCGGGTGTTCGCCTTCGGCAACGGCGGCGAGCCCGAGGTGTGGTTCGGCAGCGCCGACATGATGCACCGCAACCTCGACCGCCGTATCGAGGCGCTGGTGAGGGTCATAGACCCGGCTCATCGCGCGTCGCTCAACCGGCTGTTGGAGACCGGCATGTCCGACTCCACCGCCTCCTGGCACCTCGGCCCGGACGGTGAGTGGACGAGGCACGCGACCGACGCCGACGGTCAACCCCTGCGCAACGTCCAGGAGATGCTCATAGACGCCCGGAGGCGCCGGCGTGGCACAGCAACACCTTGA
- a CDS encoding CHAD domain-containing protein, with translation MAQQHLDPTDPQSRRAGPTPTLGSAGGAAPTGDALAGYLRAQATEFLRALRLHRETGSGPHGSGPQGSGGPADPVDAARALRRAVRRISGSLHTFRPLLDSDWSESMRPELAWLSGTLAMEHAYAARLERLLLALHRLSGAVFPAQPAGATVGAAQVGNPGPPAPPAAPDRGNLTVGAAKAGALLERQLTLARTRAHSTALQALGSSRFHAVADNIAVLASEVPLVPTATTTDLRPQAAAAQERLTAAVTALPLVTAGHPYNAEALIHGLSPDPAPHPQDAPWHQVRLLLRLHRYAREVLQGTDAPVDVRLLTAGQALDRHRDASEAAGAAAQAARTPRIAPATAYALGVLHADQRHEVEAARFAFQQSWQKQTVGTP, from the coding sequence GTGGCACAGCAACACCTTGACCCGACGGATCCGCAGTCCAGGCGCGCCGGGCCAACCCCCACTCTCGGCTCGGCGGGCGGGGCCGCCCCCACCGGGGACGCCCTCGCGGGCTACCTGCGGGCCCAGGCCACGGAGTTCCTCCGCGCCCTGCGGCTGCACCGGGAGACCGGCTCCGGCCCGCACGGCTCGGGCCCGCAGGGCTCCGGCGGCCCGGCGGACCCCGTCGACGCGGCCCGCGCCCTGCGCCGCGCGGTCCGCCGCATCAGCGGCAGCCTGCACACGTTCCGGCCCCTGCTGGACTCCGACTGGTCCGAGTCGATGCGCCCCGAACTGGCCTGGCTGTCCGGCACGTTGGCGATGGAACACGCCTACGCGGCCCGCCTGGAGAGGCTGCTGCTGGCCCTGCACAGGCTGTCCGGGGCGGTGTTCCCGGCCCAGCCGGCCGGCGCCACGGTGGGTGCGGCGCAGGTCGGCAACCCCGGCCCGCCGGCCCCTCCCGCGGCCCCGGACCGCGGCAACCTCACGGTGGGCGCGGCCAAAGCGGGCGCCCTGCTCGAGCGCCAGCTGACCCTGGCCCGGACCCGCGCCCACTCGACCGCGCTCCAGGCCCTCGGCTCCTCCCGCTTCCACGCGGTCGCCGACAACATCGCGGTACTCGCCAGCGAGGTCCCGCTGGTGCCCACCGCGACCACCACCGACCTCCGCCCCCAGGCCGCCGCCGCCCAGGAGAGGCTCACCGCCGCGGTGACCGCCCTCCCCCTCGTCACGGCGGGCCACCCCTACAACGCCGAGGCCCTGATCCACGGCCTCTCCCCCGACCCCGCCCCGCACCCCCAGGACGCCCCCTGGCACCAGGTCCGCCTGCTCCTGCGCCTGCACCGCTACGCCCGCGAGGTCCTCCAGGGCACGGACGCCCCCGTGGACGTACGCCTGCTGACCGCGGGCCAGGCCCTGGACCGGCACCGCGACGCCTCCGAGGCGGCCGGAGCCGCGGCGCAGGCGGCCAGGACCCCGCGTATCGCACCGGCCACCGCCTACGCCCTCGGCGTGCTCCACGCCGACCAGCGGCACGAGGTGGAGGCGGCACGTTTCGCCTTCCAGCAGTCGTGGCAGAAGCAGACGGTCGGCACGCCCTGA
- a CDS encoding NUDIX hydrolase, translated as MNDPNESPVQAAGCVLWRRSPVDGALELCLVHRPKYDDWSWPKGKLKRGEDHLVGARREVAEETGYNAAPGAELSTVRYMANGRAKEVRYWAAEATRGTFVPNDEVDRILWLPPSAARNRLTQHRDRTLVDELLFRVFERT; from the coding sequence ATGAACGACCCGAACGAGAGCCCCGTCCAGGCGGCGGGGTGCGTCCTGTGGCGCCGCTCCCCGGTGGACGGCGCTCTGGAGCTCTGTCTGGTGCACAGGCCGAAATACGACGACTGGTCCTGGCCCAAGGGCAAGCTGAAGCGCGGCGAGGACCACCTCGTCGGGGCCCGCCGCGAGGTCGCCGAGGAGACGGGCTACAACGCCGCGCCGGGCGCCGAGCTGTCCACCGTCCGCTACATGGCCAACGGGCGCGCCAAGGAGGTCCGCTACTGGGCGGCCGAGGCCACCAGGGGCACGTTCGTCCCGAACGACGAGGTGGACCGCATCCTCTGGCTCCCCCCGTCGGCCGCCCGCAACCGCCTGACCCAGCACCGGGACCGCACCCTGGTCGACGAGCTGCTGTTCCGAGTCTTCGAACGCACGTAG
- a CDS encoding metal-sensitive transcriptional regulator has product MTTTEAGAQAPSAAEEPTVVTDHDRGVHGYHKQKDEHLKRLRRIEGQIRGLQRMVDEDVYCIDILTQVSASTKALQSFALQLLEEHLRHCVADAAVQGGAEADAKVAEATKAIGRLLRT; this is encoded by the coding sequence ATGACGACCACCGAGGCCGGCGCGCAAGCGCCCTCCGCCGCCGAGGAGCCGACCGTCGTGACGGACCACGACCGCGGTGTGCACGGATACCACAAGCAGAAGGACGAACACCTCAAGCGGCTGCGTCGCATCGAGGGCCAGATCCGCGGCCTTCAGCGGATGGTCGACGAGGACGTCTACTGCATCGACATACTCACTCAGGTGTCCGCCTCCACCAAGGCCCTGCAGTCCTTCGCCCTGCAACTCCTGGAGGAGCACCTGCGTCACTGCGTCGCCGACGCGGCCGTCCAGGGCGGCGCGGAGGCCGACGCGAAGGTGGCGGAGGCGACGAAGGCGATCGGCCGTCTGCTGCGCACCTGA